Proteins encoded within one genomic window of Streptomyces sp. NBC_01314:
- a CDS encoding FBP domain-containing protein yields MKPLTEQDIRGSFVNCSKGEAKRISLPRDLEERPWDDLDFLGWRDPGAPDRSYLVTERAGRPFGVTLRFPSAQRGFLHRSMCSLCLTTHRGGGVSLMTARKAGAAGREGNSVGLYMCADLACSLYVRGRKALDTGSRFEESLTPEEQIARTVGNLSAFLEKLYD; encoded by the coding sequence ATGAAGCCGCTCACCGAGCAGGACATCCGCGGCTCGTTCGTCAACTGCTCCAAGGGCGAGGCGAAGCGGATCTCCCTGCCTCGCGATCTGGAGGAACGACCCTGGGACGATCTGGACTTCCTCGGCTGGCGGGACCCGGGCGCGCCCGACCGCAGCTACCTCGTGACCGAGCGGGCCGGTCGGCCGTTCGGTGTCACCCTGCGCTTTCCCTCCGCACAGCGCGGCTTTCTCCATCGGAGCATGTGCTCGTTGTGTCTGACGACCCACCGGGGCGGCGGAGTCTCGTTGATGACGGCCCGGAAGGCGGGCGCGGCCGGACGCGAGGGAAACTCCGTGGGCCTGTACATGTGCGCCGACCTGGCCTGTTCGCTGTATGTGCGGGGCAGGAAGGCGCTCGACACGGGGAGCCGGTTCGAGGAGAGCCTCACGCCGGAGGAGCAGATCGCCCGGACGGTGGGCAATCTCTCCGCGTTCCTCGAGAAGCTGTACGACTGA
- a CDS encoding aromatic acid exporter family protein, whose product MRDVRGVWGLIGERVAKWRQDPVIVQSVRSAAAATVAYVVALQVSSEAAPLTAPLTALLVVQVTLYATLTTGIRRVNSVVAGVVIAIGFSVLVGLTWWSLALIILASLAVGHLVRVSEFVPEVAISAMLVLGVTRVGDTAWARVLETLIGAVVGLAFNLLLAPPVWVEAAGESIEDLARRMRRLMIRVGEEAAGRTPAEAAAARLHEARKLDFDIVEVDAALQQAEDSLKLNPRVREGLLHRVVLRTGLDTLEICTVVLRVLARTLTDLAKEREPSPLFSSQVGAAVERLLAEIGDAVVSFAVLVTTDVSRSAESAEGRLTAELSAATATRDKLAQLLLEDVQRDAGQWHLHGAVLTEVNRILDELDTEHRSQRLLEELDRCTREQRERSPRLTRLRDRVRVPRLLQRNRSGPAGRTK is encoded by the coding sequence ATGCGAGACGTACGTGGTGTGTGGGGCCTGATCGGCGAGCGGGTCGCGAAATGGCGGCAGGACCCGGTGATCGTGCAGTCGGTGCGGTCGGCGGCGGCGGCCACCGTGGCCTATGTGGTGGCGCTGCAGGTCAGTTCGGAGGCGGCGCCCCTGACGGCTCCGCTCACCGCGCTCCTCGTCGTGCAGGTGACCCTCTACGCCACGCTCACCACGGGTATCCGGCGGGTGAACTCGGTGGTCGCCGGCGTCGTCATCGCCATCGGGTTCAGCGTCCTGGTGGGCCTCACCTGGTGGAGCCTCGCCCTGATCATCCTGGCCTCGCTCGCGGTGGGACATCTGGTGCGGGTCAGCGAGTTCGTGCCCGAGGTGGCGATCAGCGCGATGCTGGTGCTCGGGGTGACCAGGGTCGGCGACACGGCGTGGGCGCGGGTCCTGGAAACGCTGATCGGCGCGGTCGTCGGGCTCGCCTTCAACCTCCTGCTCGCTCCCCCGGTGTGGGTGGAGGCGGCCGGCGAGTCCATCGAGGACCTGGCCCGGCGGATGCGGCGGCTGATGATCCGCGTCGGCGAGGAGGCCGCGGGCCGCACCCCGGCGGAGGCCGCGGCGGCCCGGCTGCACGAGGCCAGGAAACTCGACTTCGACATCGTCGAGGTGGACGCGGCCCTCCAGCAGGCCGAGGACAGCCTGAAGCTCAATCCGCGCGTACGGGAGGGTCTGCTGCACCGGGTCGTGCTGCGCACCGGGCTGGACACGCTGGAGATCTGCACGGTGGTCCTGCGGGTGCTGGCCCGTACCCTGACCGACCTCGCCAAGGAGCGGGAGCCGAGTCCACTGTTCTCCTCCCAGGTGGGGGCGGCCGTCGAGCGGTTGCTCGCCGAGATCGGCGACGCGGTGGTCAGCTTCGCGGTGCTGGTCACGACCGATGTCAGCCGTAGCGCCGAGTCCGCGGAGGGCCGGCTCACCGCCGAGCTGTCGGCGGCCACCGCGACCCGCGACAAGCTGGCCCAGCTGCTCCTCGAGGACGTCCAGCGGGACGCCGGCCAATGGCATCTGCACGGTGCCGTGCTGACGGAGGTCAATCGCATACTGGACGAGCTGGACACCGAGCACCGCTCCCAGCGGCTCCTGGAGGAACTGGACCGCTGCACCCGCGAACAGCGCGAGCGCTCCCCCCGGCTCACGCGCCTGCGCGACCGCGTGCGCGTCCCGCGCCTCCTCCAGCGGAACCGGTCCGGCCCCGCCGGACGTACTAAGTGA
- a CDS encoding lactonase family protein, producing MTSEAAGDRGGWSRRHVLGLLAGAAVPATLAGCAGSDGTAGPTSSSPARNAPTAPSPEAEAGAGTASATATPSPAPTRTGPRPLYIGTYTSVEGGGTGIGVATYDTRSGRVTGKGTITGVPDPSYLAVHPDGRTLYAVNERTEGGVTAVRLSDRKVLGTRSSGGEAPCQLSVHPSGRWLLSANYGSGSVAVHPVEDSGALGERTDLVVHSSPAPGPGQDGPHAHQVITSPDGGHVLAVDLGTDTVYTYRLNESRGTLTEVSRARTRSGAGPRHLTFHPDGRYAYLANEVDNTVVVCAYDPGSGRLTPGDPQSTGTGSGTNYPAQLVVTPDGSHAYLANRGHDSLTRYAVEADGARLKLLDSVPVGGDFPRQIALSPDGGLLFAALQRSSAVSVFRVDPGTGELRRAGEPFASPVAVCALPL from the coding sequence ATGACGAGTGAGGCGGCAGGGGACCGAGGCGGCTGGAGCAGGCGCCACGTCCTGGGGCTGTTGGCGGGAGCGGCCGTACCGGCCACCCTGGCCGGCTGCGCGGGCTCCGACGGGACGGCCGGCCCCACGTCGTCCTCCCCCGCGCGGAACGCTCCGACGGCTCCCTCGCCGGAGGCGGAGGCCGGGGCGGGAACCGCGTCCGCGACCGCCACGCCCTCCCCCGCGCCCACCCGGACCGGCCCCCGGCCGCTGTACATCGGTACGTACACCTCGGTCGAGGGCGGCGGCACCGGCATCGGCGTGGCGACGTACGACACCCGCAGCGGCCGGGTCACGGGCAAGGGGACGATCACCGGTGTCCCCGACCCTTCGTACCTCGCCGTTCACCCGGACGGCCGGACGCTGTACGCCGTGAACGAGCGCACGGAGGGCGGGGTGACCGCCGTGCGCCTGTCCGACCGCAAGGTCCTCGGCACCCGCAGCAGCGGCGGCGAGGCGCCGTGCCAGCTGTCGGTGCACCCGAGCGGGCGGTGGCTGCTGAGCGCGAACTACGGCTCGGGCAGTGTCGCCGTGCACCCGGTCGAGGACTCGGGGGCGCTGGGCGAGCGCACGGATCTGGTCGTGCACAGCAGTCCGGCGCCGGGCCCGGGGCAGGACGGGCCGCACGCGCACCAGGTCATCACGAGCCCGGACGGCGGGCACGTCCTGGCCGTCGATCTGGGCACCGACACGGTCTACACCTACCGCCTGAACGAGTCCCGGGGAACGCTCACCGAGGTCTCCCGGGCGCGCACCCGGTCGGGTGCGGGGCCGCGGCACCTCACCTTCCATCCCGACGGCCGGTACGCCTATCTCGCCAACGAGGTCGACAACACGGTCGTGGTCTGCGCCTACGACCCCGGCAGCGGCCGGCTCACCCCCGGTGACCCGCAGTCGACGGGCACGGGTTCGGGCACGAACTACCCGGCGCAGCTGGTCGTGACGCCGGACGGCTCGCACGCGTATCTCGCCAACCGGGGGCACGACAGCCTGACGCGCTACGCGGTCGAGGCGGACGGCGCACGGCTGAAGCTCCTCGACAGCGTGCCGGTCGGCGGGGACTTCCCGCGCCAGATCGCCCTCTCGCCGGACGGCGGCCTGCTGTTCGCCGCGCTGCAGCGGTCGAGCGCGGTCAGTGTCTTCCGGGTCGACCCCGGAACCGGTGAACTGCGGCGCGCGGGCGAGCCGTTCGCGTCACCCGTCGCCGTCTGTGCGCTGCCGCTGTAG
- a CDS encoding DUF2470 domain-containing protein yields the protein MGDRHIWTAAPAAAERARSVLAAAWSCAVTAEGGREEFVGAHTVTEDGRVILCVPEDSTLVAAAICAPRGEPSAVLEFADVAPVPVRDRIRTRLWIAGWFAPKDGDLVFRPTRIVLREPSGAVVVDLDEFAAAQPDPLAMAESRLLTHLADAHPDAVERLTRLVPHDSLHGAVRVQPLAVDRHGLTLRIERVRGNGDVRLTFHEPADDMAQLTERMHILLSRASAASCPRALQRQRTDGDG from the coding sequence ATGGGTGACCGTCACATCTGGACGGCCGCGCCCGCCGCGGCGGAGCGTGCCCGCTCTGTGCTCGCGGCGGCGTGGTCCTGCGCGGTGACCGCCGAGGGCGGCCGTGAGGAGTTCGTCGGCGCGCACACCGTCACCGAGGACGGCCGGGTGATCCTGTGCGTCCCCGAGGACAGTACGCTCGTCGCCGCCGCGATCTGCGCGCCGCGCGGCGAGCCGTCGGCCGTGCTGGAGTTCGCCGACGTGGCACCCGTCCCCGTGCGCGACCGTATCCGGACCCGGCTGTGGATCGCCGGCTGGTTCGCGCCCAAGGACGGCGACCTGGTGTTCCGGCCCACCCGCATCGTGCTGCGCGAGCCGTCCGGCGCGGTCGTGGTCGACCTCGACGAGTTCGCCGCCGCCCAGCCGGATCCGCTGGCCATGGCCGAGTCCCGGCTGCTGACCCATCTCGCCGACGCGCACCCCGACGCCGTCGAGCGCCTCACCCGGCTCGTCCCGCACGACAGCCTGCACGGCGCCGTACGCGTCCAGCCGCTCGCCGTCGACCGGCACGGCCTGACCCTGCGCATCGAGCGGGTCCGCGGCAACGGCGACGTACGCCTGACGTTCCACGAGCCCGCCGACGACATGGCGCAGCTCACCGAGCGGATGCACATCCTGCTCTCCCGGGCGAGCGCCGCGTCCTGCCCGCGTGCCCTACAGCGGCAGCGCACAGACGGCGACGGGTGA
- a CDS encoding TetR/AcrR family transcriptional regulator — MAARQGERPRRRLGTEERREQLLAVGARLFAESPYDDVWIEQVAEIAGVSRGLLYHYFPNKRVFFAAVVERESERMLRIMTPAPGRSARERLANGLDAFLAYVEEHAHGFRAFHRADATGDQAVRKVYQRALAVQEAQILAALASDAEFGAVLDGRPEMRLAVRGWLSFTTAVCLEWLRGSELSREQVRDLCARALFGVIAA, encoded by the coding sequence ATGGCAGCCAGGCAGGGAGAGCGCCCGCGTCGCCGGCTCGGCACCGAGGAGCGGCGGGAGCAACTCCTCGCGGTCGGGGCGCGGCTCTTCGCGGAGAGCCCGTACGACGACGTGTGGATCGAGCAGGTGGCCGAGATCGCCGGCGTCTCCCGCGGGCTGCTGTACCACTACTTCCCGAACAAGCGGGTCTTCTTCGCGGCCGTCGTGGAGCGTGAGAGCGAGCGGATGCTGCGGATCATGACGCCCGCCCCGGGCCGGTCGGCGCGCGAGCGGCTCGCCAACGGGCTCGACGCCTTCCTCGCGTACGTCGAGGAGCACGCCCACGGCTTCCGCGCCTTCCACCGTGCCGACGCCACCGGCGACCAGGCCGTGCGCAAGGTCTATCAGCGGGCGCTGGCCGTGCAGGAGGCGCAGATCCTGGCGGCGCTGGCGTCGGACGCCGAGTTCGGGGCGGTGCTCGACGGGCGTCCGGAGATGCGGCTCGCCGTGCGCGGGTGGCTGTCGTTCACGACGGCGGTCTGTCTGGAGTGGCTGAGGGGTTCGGAGCTGTCCCGCGAGCAGGTGCGGGACCTGTGCGCGCGGGCGCTTTTCGGGGTCATCGCCGCGTGA
- a CDS encoding cytochrome P450 encodes MTATTGTTTVRGFRSAELGWPELSRIPHPPYRLPLIGDALGTNVRTPVQESVRLGRRLGPIFRRKAFGKEIVFVGGAGLAAEMADEARFAKHVGVGVANLRPVAGDGLFTAYNHEPNWQLAHDVLAPGFSREAMAGYHPMMLDVAERLMEHWDRAGTAGDTVDVPGDMTKLTLETIARTGFGHDFGSFERTRPHPFVAAMVGTLTYAQRRNVVPDPLVPLLLRSAARQNRADMAYLNETVDAVVRARRSSGGKGTGGGGGGRGAGGGDLLDRMLETAHPESGERLSAENVRRQVITFLVAGHETTSGALSFALHYLARYPDLAARARAEVEQVWGDTVRPGYEQVAKLRYVRRVLDEALRLWPTAPAFSREAREDTVLGGVHPMRRGAWALVLTAMLHRDPEVWGADAERFDPDRFDAAAVRGRAPHTFKPFGTGARACIGRQFALHEATLVLGLLLRRYELRPEPDYRLRVAERLTLMPDGLRLNVERRVGAAPDTPQEPPPPSSSAPPSPSSSPSSPSSPSRCPVTGAGD; translated from the coding sequence ATGACGGCGACGACGGGGACCACGACTGTCAGAGGTTTCCGCAGCGCGGAGCTGGGCTGGCCGGAACTGAGCCGCATACCGCACCCGCCGTACCGGCTCCCCCTCATCGGCGACGCGCTCGGCACGAACGTGCGTACGCCGGTCCAGGAGTCCGTACGCCTCGGGCGGCGGCTCGGGCCGATCTTCCGGCGGAAGGCGTTCGGCAAGGAGATCGTGTTCGTCGGGGGCGCGGGGCTCGCGGCCGAGATGGCGGACGAGGCGCGGTTCGCCAAGCATGTGGGCGTGGGGGTCGCCAATCTGCGGCCGGTGGCCGGGGACGGGCTCTTCACGGCGTACAACCACGAGCCGAACTGGCAGCTCGCACACGATGTCCTCGCTCCGGGCTTCAGCCGGGAGGCCATGGCCGGCTACCACCCGATGATGCTCGACGTCGCCGAGCGGCTGATGGAGCACTGGGACCGGGCGGGCACGGCGGGCGACACCGTGGACGTACCCGGCGACATGACCAAGCTGACGCTGGAGACGATCGCCCGCACCGGCTTCGGCCACGACTTCGGCTCCTTCGAGCGCACCCGCCCGCACCCCTTCGTCGCCGCCATGGTCGGCACCCTGACGTACGCACAGCGCCGCAACGTCGTCCCCGACCCGCTGGTCCCGCTGCTGCTGCGGAGCGCCGCCCGGCAGAACCGGGCGGACATGGCGTACCTGAACGAGACGGTCGACGCGGTGGTGCGGGCGCGGCGGTCTTCCGGTGGCAAGGGCACCGGTGGCGGTGGTGGCGGTCGGGGTGCCGGTGGCGGTGACCTGCTCGACCGGATGCTGGAGACCGCGCATCCGGAGAGCGGGGAGCGGCTGTCCGCCGAGAACGTCCGTCGGCAGGTCATCACCTTCCTGGTCGCCGGGCACGAGACCACCTCGGGCGCCCTCTCGTTCGCCCTGCACTACCTCGCCCGGTATCCGGACCTGGCCGCCCGTGCCCGCGCCGAGGTGGAGCAGGTGTGGGGCGACACCGTGCGGCCCGGCTACGAGCAGGTGGCCAAGCTGCGGTATGTGCGCAGGGTGCTGGACGAGGCGTTGCGGCTGTGGCCGACGGCGCCGGCCTTCTCGCGGGAGGCCCGCGAGGACACCGTGCTGGGCGGGGTCCATCCGATGCGACGGGGCGCCTGGGCGCTGGTGCTGACGGCGATGCTGCACCGGGACCCGGAGGTGTGGGGCGCGGACGCCGAGCGGTTCGACCCGGACCGGTTCGACGCGGCGGCCGTACGCGGTCGGGCCCCGCACACGTTCAAGCCGTTCGGCACGGGTGCGCGGGCCTGCATCGGCCGTCAGTTCGCGCTCCACGAGGCCACGCTGGTGCTGGGGCTGCTGCTGCGCCGGTACGAGCTGAGGCCGGAGCCGGACTATCGGCTGCGGGTGGCGGAGCGGCTGACCCTGATGCCGGACGGGCTGCGGCTCAACGTGGAGCGGCGGGTGGGTGCGGCGCCGGACACCCCGCAGGAACCGCCGCCGCCCTCGTCGTCGGCGCCGCCGTCGCCTTCGTCGTCGCCTTCATCGCCGTCGTCGCCGTCACGCTGTCCAGTGACCGGGGCGGGTGACTGA
- a CDS encoding pentapeptide repeat-containing protein: MEQGSGEAFDPHDLRDLRADCGSCFGLCCVALPFAASADFAVDKAAGKACGNLRDDFRCGIHTRLRDEGFNGCTVYDCFGAGQKVSQVTFGGENWRTGGREHARRMFDVFPVVRQLHELLWYLTEALTLPAAGPVHADLRRALDETERLTGGTAEELGELDVAAHRQRVNELLLRVSDLMRAGAGRKRNRRGADLMGARLKGADLRKANLRGAYLIAADLTGADLRGADLIGADLRDTDLTDADLTGAFFLTQPQLNAARGSTGTRLPTSVTRPGHWTA, translated from the coding sequence ATGGAACAAGGATCCGGTGAGGCTTTCGACCCGCATGACCTGCGCGATCTGCGCGCGGACTGCGGCAGCTGCTTCGGTCTGTGCTGCGTCGCCCTGCCCTTCGCAGCCTCGGCCGACTTCGCCGTCGACAAGGCCGCGGGCAAGGCGTGTGGCAACCTCCGGGACGACTTCCGGTGCGGTATCCACACCCGGCTCAGGGACGAGGGCTTCAACGGCTGCACGGTCTACGACTGCTTCGGCGCGGGGCAGAAGGTCTCCCAGGTCACCTTCGGGGGCGAGAACTGGCGTACGGGCGGCCGCGAGCACGCCCGGCGCATGTTCGACGTCTTCCCGGTCGTACGCCAACTCCACGAACTGCTGTGGTACTTGACCGAGGCGCTGACCCTCCCCGCCGCCGGCCCGGTGCACGCCGATCTCCGTCGGGCACTGGACGAGACCGAGCGGCTGACCGGGGGGACGGCCGAGGAGCTGGGGGAGCTGGACGTCGCCGCGCACCGGCAGCGCGTCAACGAGCTGTTGCTGCGGGTCAGTGACCTCATGCGAGCGGGCGCCGGGCGCAAGCGGAACCGGCGCGGCGCCGACCTCATGGGTGCCCGCCTCAAGGGTGCCGATCTCAGAAAGGCCAACCTCCGGGGCGCCTACCTCATCGCCGCCGACCTGACCGGAGCCGACCTGCGCGGCGCCGACCTGATCGGTGCCGACCTCCGTGACACCGACCTCACCGACGCGGACCTGACCGGCGCCTTCTTCCTGACCCAGCCCCAGCTCAACGCGGCACGCGGCAGCACCGGCACACGGCTGCCGACGTCAGTCACCCGCCCCGGTCACTGGACAGCGTGA
- a CDS encoding GNAT family N-acetyltransferase: protein MTGEPGGVRLEPWSPDDFWLLRRINTPGMTEHLGGPETEEQLAARHRRYLAVAAGRMYRVVLAGTGETVGSIGYWEHDRQGETVWETGWGVLPEFQRRGLAVLAAREVVGVARDANTHRHLHALPRVENAASNAVCRRAGFTLLGEVSAEYPKGHWSVSNDWRLDLGRDADVRQEFADVSRRRS from the coding sequence GTGACGGGCGAGCCGGGCGGGGTGCGGTTGGAGCCCTGGTCCCCGGACGACTTCTGGCTGCTCCGGCGCATCAACACGCCTGGGATGACCGAGCACTTGGGTGGGCCGGAGACCGAGGAACAGCTCGCCGCCCGGCACCGCCGCTATCTCGCCGTGGCGGCCGGGCGGATGTACCGGGTCGTGTTGGCCGGCACCGGCGAGACCGTCGGCTCGATCGGCTACTGGGAGCATGACCGGCAGGGCGAGACGGTGTGGGAGACCGGATGGGGTGTGCTGCCCGAGTTCCAGCGCAGGGGGCTGGCCGTACTGGCCGCCCGGGAGGTCGTCGGGGTGGCGCGGGACGCGAACACCCACCGCCATCTGCACGCGCTGCCCCGTGTGGAGAACGCCGCGTCGAACGCGGTGTGTCGCAGGGCGGGATTCACGTTGCTCGGTGAGGTCTCCGCGGAGTACCCGAAGGGCCACTGGAGCGTGTCGAACGACTGGCGGCTGGATCTGGGGCGGGACGCCGACGTCCGGCAGGAGTTCGCCGATGTCAGTCGAAGACGATCATGA
- a CDS encoding PIG-L deacetylase family protein: protein MTDPQKDQLKPMPDDWRRALAVVAHPDDLEYGCSAAIAAWTDEGREVAYVLATRGEAGIDTLEPARCGPLREREQRASAAVVGVSEVEFLDHEDGVIEYGLALRRDIAAAIRRHRPELVITLNHRDTWSGVAWNTPDHVAVGRATLDAAGDAGNRWIFPELVEQGLEPWDGVRWVAVASSSHPTHAVDATPGLDRAVASLLEHRSYIEVLTKEDPETYVRDFLTGYARTMGERFGGRPAVAFEVFPR from the coding sequence ATGACGGATCCTCAGAAGGACCAGCTCAAGCCCATGCCCGACGACTGGCGGCGCGCCCTCGCCGTCGTGGCCCACCCGGACGACCTCGAGTACGGCTGCTCGGCGGCGATCGCCGCGTGGACCGACGAGGGCCGCGAGGTCGCGTACGTCCTGGCGACGCGCGGCGAGGCCGGCATCGACACCCTGGAGCCCGCCCGGTGCGGCCCGTTACGTGAGAGGGAGCAGCGGGCGAGCGCGGCCGTCGTGGGTGTGTCGGAGGTCGAGTTCCTCGACCACGAGGACGGCGTCATCGAGTACGGGCTCGCCCTGCGCAGGGACATCGCGGCCGCCATCCGCCGCCACCGCCCCGAACTGGTCATCACCCTCAACCACCGCGACACCTGGAGTGGGGTCGCCTGGAACACCCCCGACCACGTGGCGGTGGGCCGCGCCACCCTGGACGCCGCAGGCGACGCGGGGAACCGCTGGATCTTCCCCGAACTCGTCGAACAGGGCCTGGAACCCTGGGACGGCGTCCGCTGGGTCGCCGTCGCCAGTTCCTCCCACCCCACCCACGCCGTCGACGCCACCCCCGGCCTCGACCGTGCGGTCGCCTCCCTCCTGGAACACCGCAGCTACATCGAAGTGCTGACGAAGGAGGACCCCGAGACGTATGTCCGCGACTTCCTCACGGGGTACGCGCGGACCATGGGGGAGCGGTTCGGCGGCAGGCCGGCCGTGGCCTTCGAGGTGTTTCCCCGGTGA
- a CDS encoding alpha/beta fold hydrolase — protein sequence MSVSYRQPGVVLTDRRFTVPLNHDDPAGERIELYAREVVASDKADAELPWLVYLQGGPGFGANRFVGREAWLDRALEEYRVLLLDQRGTGASTPANRQTLPLRGGPVEQAHYLAHFRADSIVRDCEAIRPEVTGGAPWAVLGQSFGGFCAVTYLSEAPEGLSTVLITGGLPSLDGNADDVYRAAYPRVERKVAAHYARYPQDVERARRIAEHLLQHDVVLPNGYRFTVEAFQSLGILLGRGDGSHRLHFLLEDAFVRAPRGPVLADSFQEEVQGLLSYAGHPLYALLHEACYGQDAGHTGWAAERVRRQFPQFDAAKALTGDGPVLFTGESVHPWMFDNDPALRPLRETARDLAEERGWPHLYDPDQLAVNEVPVAAAIYHDDMYVDTAHSLRTARAIRGLRTWVTDEFEHDGVRAGGPRVLDRLLALTRDEE from the coding sequence TTGTCCGTCAGCTACCGGCAGCCCGGTGTCGTCCTCACCGACCGCCGCTTCACCGTCCCCCTCAATCACGACGACCCGGCGGGGGAGCGGATCGAGCTCTACGCGCGCGAGGTCGTCGCGAGCGACAAGGCGGACGCCGAACTGCCCTGGCTGGTCTATCTGCAGGGCGGCCCCGGCTTCGGGGCCAACCGCTTCGTCGGCCGCGAGGCGTGGCTGGACCGGGCCCTGGAGGAGTACCGGGTCCTGCTCCTGGACCAGCGCGGCACAGGTGCCTCGACCCCCGCCAACCGCCAGACCCTCCCGCTGCGCGGCGGCCCCGTCGAACAGGCCCACTACCTCGCCCACTTCCGCGCCGACTCCATCGTCCGGGACTGCGAGGCCATCCGCCCCGAGGTCACCGGCGGCGCCCCCTGGGCCGTCCTCGGCCAGAGCTTCGGCGGCTTCTGCGCGGTCACCTATCTGTCCGAGGCGCCCGAGGGCCTGAGCACCGTCCTCATCACCGGCGGACTGCCCTCCCTCGACGGGAACGCCGACGACGTCTACCGGGCGGCCTACCCGCGCGTCGAACGCAAGGTCGCCGCGCACTACGCCCGCTATCCGCAGGACGTCGAGCGGGCCCGGCGGATCGCCGAGCACCTGCTCCAGCACGACGTCGTCCTCCCGAACGGATACCGGTTCACCGTCGAGGCGTTCCAGTCCCTCGGCATCCTCCTCGGCCGCGGCGACGGCAGCCACCGGCTGCACTTCCTCCTGGAGGACGCCTTCGTCCGCGCCCCGCGGGGCCCCGTCCTCGCCGACTCCTTCCAGGAGGAGGTCCAGGGCCTGCTGTCGTACGCGGGCCACCCGCTGTACGCACTCCTCCACGAGGCTTGCTACGGGCAGGACGCGGGCCACACGGGCTGGGCGGCGGAGCGGGTGCGCCGCCAGTTCCCGCAGTTCGACGCCGCCAAGGCGCTGACCGGCGACGGCCCGGTGCTGTTCACGGGAGAGTCCGTGCACCCCTGGATGTTCGACAACGACCCCGCCCTGCGCCCGCTGCGCGAGACCGCGCGGGACCTGGCCGAGGAGCGGGGCTGGCCGCACCTGTACGACCCGGACCAACTCGCCGTCAACGAGGTCCCGGTGGCCGCCGCGATCTACCACGACGACATGTACGTCGACACGGCCCACTCCCTGCGGACCGCCCGCGCCATCCGGGGCCTGCGCACCTGGGTCACGGACGAGTTCGAACACGACGGCGTACGGGCCGGGGGACCACGGGTGCTGGACCGGCTGCTGGCGCTGACCCGGGACGAGGAGTGA